A single region of the Changchengzhania lutea genome encodes:
- a CDS encoding response regulator transcription factor codes for MYNKHLIYVLLFSFGIHAQTAVSGQLDLKDQITKEYKVYLYKLNLEGLKDSKMAEEVAWSPLGTDGSFSFKSKLLSNQDAFYQLYLNRLGTIHNDTIAKSKPFILSSRDSINFKQGGHLFAKYSTTNLADKEWKRLRDFEQRIQKEDNEFKHNTKERKSYFKDSLRILIVKLIAIQHLEDKNLLNQDISKNSEYYLTLLEELQESKLPSTEYQFFEKKLAFLTKEVVEHKYAWSKTINIILAVFVIGLICFTFFNRKYVETVPELSKQERTIKKLILEGKSNKEIANELFISLSTVKTHITNIYGKLNVSNRQELLQKT; via the coding sequence TTGTATAACAAACACCTTATTTACGTTCTTCTTTTCAGCTTCGGAATACATGCACAAACCGCTGTCTCAGGTCAACTTGACCTAAAGGATCAAATTACCAAGGAGTACAAAGTATATCTATACAAATTAAATCTTGAAGGGCTTAAGGATTCCAAAATGGCTGAAGAAGTTGCATGGTCACCTCTTGGGACAGACGGATCATTTTCTTTCAAGAGTAAACTTCTTTCAAATCAGGATGCTTTTTATCAGCTATATTTAAATCGCTTAGGAACAATACATAATGATACCATTGCCAAAAGTAAACCCTTTATTCTTTCAAGTCGCGATAGTATTAATTTTAAACAGGGGGGTCACCTTTTTGCAAAATATAGCACCACTAATCTAGCAGATAAAGAATGGAAACGTTTACGAGATTTTGAGCAAAGGATTCAAAAAGAAGATAATGAGTTTAAGCATAATACCAAAGAAAGAAAATCCTATTTCAAAGACTCCCTGCGTATTTTAATTGTAAAATTGATAGCCATTCAACACTTAGAAGATAAAAACTTATTGAATCAGGACATTTCTAAAAACTCTGAATACTATTTGACCTTATTGGAAGAGCTTCAAGAAAGCAAACTACCATCTACAGAATACCAGTTTTTCGAAAAAAAACTAGCCTTTTTGACCAAGGAGGTCGTGGAGCACAAATATGCTTGGAGTAAGACCATAAACATTATTCTAGCTGTATTTGTTATCGGATTGATTTGTTTTACATTCTTTAATAGAAAGTATGTAGAGACTGTACCTGAACTTAGCAAGCAAGAACGAACTATCAAAAAATTGATTCTTGAAGGAAAATCTAATAAAGAAATTGCGAACGAACTTTTTATTAGCCTGAGTACAGTAAAAACACACATTACCAACATTTATGGTAAATTAAATGTGTCCAACCGGCAGGAACTTCTACAAAAAACATAA
- a CDS encoding MBL fold metallo-hydrolase has translation MGNKLLIRSYNVGCGDCFYVRIPDDDTDFHILIDCGTKESANSGVLKSAIEDLEKNQLPDDAATGKKRLDLVVVTHRHEDHIKGFDPKYFKNIAIKNIWMTVAMDETHPQAQKSLQLHNLAYNYVTAIKKANIKLSPELEPILDLYSIGNKGATKALTETFPNQNGIDVDYVYAGLTSDDLNLSIKNTKITVLAPEKDIDHFYLGKELDDNLRGLSSEVQNFGTHLSEAKETLPTNISASEFKILKSRMLSNGLAFTLNDTSIQNNVSTVLLIEWNGKRLLFVGDAEWDDGYKKDRKNCSWNVMWKKRKEFLNKPLDFLKVGHHGSHNATPWNRHEDDTHEVNKIFNSILPLPLNGETPKAKCLVSTKRNQYDTIPDAKLLSELGKRVSNTKNYDDFFSNKIPNYDPERDIFNYSIEKEYTSEPTPREVGEKDWIGHKQPLRTDFESKGRGQKKMWQDVEFIDIEFDA, from the coding sequence ATGGGAAATAAGCTCTTAATTAGAAGTTATAACGTCGGTTGTGGCGACTGTTTTTATGTAAGAATACCAGATGATGATACTGATTTTCATATCCTCATTGATTGTGGTACTAAAGAAAGTGCAAACAGTGGTGTATTAAAAAGTGCAATTGAAGATCTTGAAAAAAACCAATTGCCAGACGATGCAGCAACTGGTAAAAAAAGATTAGACCTCGTCGTTGTTACCCATAGACACGAAGATCATATCAAAGGCTTTGACCCTAAGTATTTTAAGAATATCGCTATAAAAAATATATGGATGACCGTTGCTATGGATGAGACGCATCCGCAAGCACAAAAATCGCTTCAACTTCATAATTTGGCCTATAATTATGTGACTGCAATTAAAAAAGCTAACATAAAATTAAGTCCAGAACTCGAACCTATATTAGATCTGTATAGTATTGGTAATAAAGGAGCCACCAAGGCATTGACCGAAACATTTCCAAATCAAAACGGTATTGATGTAGATTATGTATATGCTGGTTTAACCTCTGACGATTTAAACCTTTCTATTAAGAATACTAAAATTACAGTGCTCGCACCAGAAAAAGATATAGATCACTTTTATTTAGGTAAAGAATTAGATGATAACTTAAGAGGTCTTTCATCTGAAGTTCAAAATTTTGGAACTCATCTTTCAGAAGCTAAAGAAACGCTTCCTACAAATATATCTGCTTCAGAATTTAAGATTCTAAAGTCTAGAATGCTTTCTAACGGTTTAGCATTTACCTTAAACGATACTTCTATACAAAACAATGTAAGTACAGTTTTACTTATAGAATGGAATGGTAAACGCTTACTATTTGTTGGTGATGCAGAATGGGATGATGGTTATAAAAAAGACCGTAAAAATTGTAGCTGGAATGTGATGTGGAAGAAGCGAAAAGAATTTCTTAATAAACCTTTAGACTTTTTAAAAGTAGGACATCACGGAAGCCACAATGCGACGCCTTGGAATAGGCATGAAGACGATACGCATGAGGTCAATAAAATATTCAATAGTATTTTGCCACTGCCTTTGAATGGAGAAACACCAAAAGCGAAATGTTTAGTTTCAACAAAGAGAAATCAATATGACACCATACCTGATGCAAAATTATTATCGGAATTAGGAAAACGTGTGTCTAACACTAAGAACTATGATGATTTCTTTTCTAATAAAATTCCTAACTATGATCCAGAGCGCGACATCTTTAATTATTCTATTGAAAAAGAATATACTTCAGAGCCAACTCCGAGAGAAGTAGGCGAAAAAGATTGGATAGGCCACAAACAACCGTTGCGAACAGATTTTGAATCTAAAGGACGAGGACAAAAAAAGATGTGGCAAGACGTGGAATTTATAGATATTGAATTTGATGCTTGA
- a CDS encoding amidohydrolase family protein, with protein sequence MPKPPIINTHAHVFTGDYVPPFLAKTYLPEPFYRALSLSCIIKVLRWYYTKVKPWFYKDTYKSWKRFWAKCELFFERTLVLGIVKFLFEVYIGTTLLFYICSCFLNVNATYTDFRVYIVKSLVWLKDSGWIISIPGIYYKLLFIAIVLIFFKSIRNVTVALLRQLKVLPGKHFSDLFHRYVQIGLFSKYKKQSGIYDKLKKQYPPDTHFVGLPMDMEYMKAGELKQVYDLKQKKFIEIPNDEKTGKRDMQFAMKCQMEGLLKIKKRKTDKDSFHPFVFAHPERMKDKRYFDYTVDPKTGDVALVKGCMMQVYLEKHQFAGIKIYPALGYYPFDAVLLPLWKYCVQRNLPIMTHCIKGTIFYRGKKKTEWDQHPIFTEGKVNEDKRKTVEVDKRVDFDINADYIDHDDENRLHLNEVKNIDFCNNFTHPLNYLCLLDDGLLQQVLVDEIKKDPRLKTIFYDANGQFRTGLKDLKICFAHFGGDDEWKRFLESDRDNYTTQLILKPEKGIDFFFNVKGKPSKGKMAMVWKYVDWYTIICSIMLQYDKVYVDISYILHDEVILPLLKQTLSNEGLKEKVLYGSDFYVVRNHKSDKAILADMRAGLSEAEFDLIARYNPRDYLNL encoded by the coding sequence ATGCCAAAACCACCAATAATAAACACCCACGCACACGTATTCACAGGAGACTACGTGCCGCCATTTTTAGCAAAAACCTATTTACCAGAGCCTTTTTATAGAGCGTTATCCTTAAGTTGTATTATTAAAGTGCTCCGATGGTATTATACGAAGGTAAAACCTTGGTTTTATAAAGATACCTACAAAAGTTGGAAACGGTTTTGGGCAAAATGCGAACTGTTTTTTGAGCGCACTTTAGTACTAGGTATTGTTAAGTTTTTATTTGAAGTGTATATCGGGACGACTCTACTTTTTTACATCTGTTCTTGCTTTCTTAATGTGAATGCCACATATACAGATTTCAGAGTTTACATTGTTAAATCTTTAGTTTGGTTAAAAGATTCGGGTTGGATAATATCGATTCCTGGTATTTATTACAAGCTGCTTTTTATTGCAATTGTCCTTATTTTTTTTAAATCTATTCGCAATGTTACAGTTGCTTTATTGCGACAATTAAAAGTGCTGCCAGGTAAGCACTTCTCGGATCTGTTTCATCGCTATGTGCAAATTGGCTTATTCTCTAAGTACAAAAAGCAAAGTGGTATTTACGATAAACTCAAGAAGCAATATCCACCAGATACGCATTTTGTAGGTTTACCTATGGACATGGAGTACATGAAGGCTGGCGAATTAAAACAGGTCTATGATCTAAAGCAAAAGAAATTCATTGAGATTCCTAATGATGAAAAGACAGGCAAGCGTGATATGCAATTTGCTATGAAGTGCCAAATGGAAGGCCTCCTAAAAATAAAAAAACGAAAAACAGATAAAGACAGTTTCCATCCCTTTGTATTTGCACATCCTGAGCGCATGAAAGACAAGCGCTATTTCGATTATACAGTAGATCCAAAAACAGGAGACGTAGCACTGGTAAAAGGCTGTATGATGCAAGTCTATCTCGAGAAGCATCAATTTGCAGGCATAAAAATATATCCTGCCTTGGGTTATTATCCTTTTGACGCGGTGTTATTACCTTTATGGAAATACTGTGTACAACGCAATTTACCTATAATGACCCATTGTATAAAAGGTACGATTTTTTATAGAGGCAAAAAGAAAACCGAATGGGATCAGCACCCAATTTTTACCGAAGGTAAAGTCAATGAAGACAAGCGTAAAACAGTAGAAGTAGACAAGCGCGTCGATTTTGATATTAACGCAGATTATATAGATCACGACGATGAGAATAGGCTACATTTAAACGAGGTAAAGAATATTGATTTCTGTAATAACTTTACGCATCCCTTAAATTACTTGTGTTTGTTAGATGATGGCCTTTTGCAGCAAGTATTAGTAGATGAAATTAAGAAAGATCCAAGACTAAAAACCATTTTCTATGATGCTAATGGACAATTTAGAACAGGACTCAAAGACCTAAAGATTTGTTTTGCACATTTTGGTGGTGACGACGAATGGAAACGTTTTTTAGAAAGTGATCGCGATAATTATACGACGCAGCTCATTCTAAAGCCCGAAAAAGGCATTGACTTTTTCTTTAATGTGAAAGGCAAACCAAGCAAAGGTAAAATGGCTATGGTGTGGAAGTATGTAGATTGGTACACTATCATTTGTAGTATTATGTTACAATACGATAAAGTCTATGTAGATATCAGTTACATCTTGCACGATGAAGTAATTCTACCACTACTAAAACAAACTTTAAGTAATGAAGGTTTAAAAGAAAAAGTGCTTTACGGCTCAGATTTTTATGTGGTGCGTAATCATAAAAGTGATAAGGCCATTCTAGCAGATATGCGCGCTGGACTTTCGGAAGCAGAGTTCGATTTAATTGCACGCTATAACCCAAGAGACTATTTAAATCTTTAG
- a CDS encoding Fic family protein, with the protein MYLHHSKDWPNFKWDNDILLPYVSKVRDLQGRLIGRMEGMGFELREEAVLETLTEDIVKSSEIEGELLNPEEVRSSVARRLGMEISGLSNASREVEGVVEMMLDATQKYKDPVTKDRMCGWHAALFPTGRSGMYKITVGEWRGDEHGPMHVVSGPMGREKVHYTAPEASRLEEEMNRFIKWFNTDKSIEPVVKSAIAHLWFVSIHPFDDGNGRIARAIADTQLARADRTNQRFYSMSAQIMKSKKEYYDVLESTQKGSLDVSQWIVWFFERLTEALEATDETLSKILIKAKFWELHKTTQFNERQVEMINKLQGDFIGKLHSSKWAKMTKVHRDTARRDIQDLIEKGVLLDSGEGGRSTNYILNLSIL; encoded by the coding sequence ATGTATTTACATCATAGCAAGGACTGGCCAAACTTTAAATGGGATAACGATATACTACTCCCATACGTAAGCAAGGTGCGTGACCTGCAAGGTAGGTTAATAGGTAGAATGGAAGGTATGGGGTTTGAACTAAGGGAAGAAGCGGTACTTGAGACATTAACAGAAGACATTGTTAAGTCAAGTGAAATTGAAGGAGAGTTATTAAACCCGGAAGAAGTAAGGTCTTCAGTGGCTCGAAGGTTAGGGATGGAGATATCAGGTTTATCAAACGCAAGTCGGGAAGTAGAAGGGGTTGTAGAGATGATGTTGGATGCAACTCAGAAATATAAAGACCCTGTGACTAAAGATCGAATGTGCGGATGGCATGCAGCTTTATTTCCAACAGGAAGAAGTGGGATGTATAAGATCACAGTAGGTGAATGGAGAGGGGATGAACATGGTCCAATGCACGTGGTATCAGGTCCAATGGGGAGAGAAAAAGTACATTACACTGCTCCTGAAGCTTCACGATTAGAGGAGGAAATGAATCGGTTTATAAAGTGGTTCAATACAGATAAAAGTATAGAGCCTGTAGTTAAATCAGCTATAGCCCATTTATGGTTTGTAAGTATTCATCCGTTCGATGACGGGAATGGAAGAATTGCCAGAGCTATTGCAGATACTCAATTGGCCAGAGCAGACAGAACCAACCAAAGATTCTATAGTATGTCGGCTCAAATAATGAAATCCAAAAAGGAGTACTATGATGTGTTGGAGTCCACGCAAAAGGGAAGTTTGGATGTAAGCCAGTGGATTGTATGGTTCTTTGAACGCTTAACTGAAGCACTTGAAGCGACCGATGAAACATTATCGAAAATATTGATAAAGGCAAAGTTCTGGGAATTACATAAAACCACCCAATTCAATGAAAGGCAAGTCGAAATGATCAATAAACTTCAAGGTGATTTCATTGGTAAGTTGCATTCGTCCAAATGGGCAAAGATGACAAAAGTGCACAGAGATACCGCCCGTAGAGATATTCAAGATTTGATCGAAAAAGGAGTCTTATTGGATTCCGGTGAAGGTGGAAGAAGCACAAACTACATCTTAAATCTTTCAATTCTTTAA
- a CDS encoding protein O-mannosyl-transferase family, with product MMQNHTRLKQLFSSPSQEFEFWDKWLGWVAFFIALFIFSATVEPTVSFWDSGEYIATSAKLEVAHPPGAPLFQMIGAFSALFAIESNNIAYMVNYVSCVSSAFTILFMFWTITNLTRKLGSKERKLTNGMAIAILGSGLIGSLTYTFSDSFWFNAVETEVYSMASLVMALLLWLGLKWTDNLNEPRNDRWLILIAFVVGLTFGIQFMGFLAIPSIVLLYYFKRHKVITIRKFILANIVAVTILMLVFKFPLTYMLKFFGWGEVFFVNSFGLPFNSGTIIVGLVLIFIFYFALRYTHRHQHRMANTLILSIIFLCLGFSSWLVLPLRANAHVTINENDPSDARALLAYYNREQYPSTDSPLYGAYYSDRFAPPGADRDDHPKYERNKKLSNYEIVNLYKDALQGQNKKHIGILPRMWSQMNAENYMKYFGALEFEVKSGFKSNKELINTINEFRKRYGNGEVDEAQYIKFLNEFSDFIEVKPPTVWNNLEYMFKFQFGHMYWRYFMWNFVGRQDDIQGRYSGHGNWISGISFIDRLHHGSQNNLPDEVKHNKGRNTYYFLPLLLGIIGLIFQISRNIKQFWVLFIFFIFTGIAIQFYTNPAIFQPRERDYSLVGSFYIFAVWIGLGVYGLFDAFKKLIRPKLLVPAALVICFLAVPCVMAYQNWDDHDRSNRYTARSSAKSYLDSIQENSGAIIFTIGDNDNFPLWYIQEIEGYRTDVRTLVTSYFATDWYIDQAKRKSYESDPIPSQLTHDKYKYGTRDAIYYQGLSGIAEKRWDIKDFMNWVGSDNPQTKFKYFLKKQGADLSQYSESTLNLVYYPTNKIRINVNKHNVLSNGLVKEKDAALIVDYINIDLPKTALTKNRIMMLDVIANNDWERPIYFSGGSYEDEEYIWMKDYLQLDGIAYKLVPIKTEYEGGLYMGRVDEDLGYSIVKNLDWGNSGSPHIYHDPQTRKQGGVTLRMALAKLIEKLIKEDKIDKAKEVIDIAMTNIPVDYFGYYTFLEPYVDSYYQVGETTKARGLFQKLKKVYQERLNYYADMLVDEQYNEIGTIMLSMEAYRRNLETLVKYDNEDFAEKETLLFNDEIIKFRHFYRDKTLEENK from the coding sequence ATGATGCAAAACCATACTCGATTAAAACAATTGTTTTCTAGTCCTTCACAGGAATTTGAATTTTGGGATAAATGGTTGGGCTGGGTGGCTTTCTTTATTGCACTTTTTATCTTTTCAGCTACCGTTGAACCCACTGTTAGTTTTTGGGATTCAGGAGAATATATTGCTACCTCTGCCAAATTAGAAGTCGCTCATCCCCCAGGAGCTCCATTGTTTCAGATGATAGGGGCTTTTTCTGCTCTATTTGCCATCGAATCCAATAATATAGCCTACATGGTAAACTATGTTTCTTGTGTGTCTAGCGCCTTTACCATTCTCTTCATGTTCTGGACAATAACTAATTTGACTAGAAAGCTTGGTTCCAAGGAAAGAAAGTTAACAAATGGTATGGCCATTGCCATTTTGGGAAGTGGACTCATCGGATCCTTAACCTATACATTTTCAGATAGTTTTTGGTTCAACGCTGTAGAAACAGAGGTATATTCTATGGCCAGCTTAGTAATGGCATTATTGTTATGGTTAGGATTAAAATGGACGGATAATTTGAATGAACCACGAAATGATAGATGGCTAATTCTTATTGCTTTTGTAGTTGGTTTGACATTTGGTATCCAGTTCATGGGTTTTTTGGCTATTCCTTCAATTGTACTACTCTATTATTTTAAAAGGCACAAGGTTATTACGATAAGAAAATTTATTCTGGCCAATATAGTCGCAGTGACTATACTGATGTTAGTTTTTAAGTTTCCTTTGACCTATATGCTTAAGTTTTTTGGATGGGGTGAAGTATTTTTTGTAAATAGCTTTGGACTCCCATTTAACTCAGGAACTATTATAGTCGGGCTAGTTTTAATTTTCATCTTCTATTTTGCCTTGAGATATACTCATAGACATCAACATCGAATGGCAAATACACTGATTCTTTCCATAATATTTTTATGCTTAGGCTTTTCTTCCTGGCTTGTTTTGCCACTAAGGGCTAACGCTCATGTTACTATTAATGAAAATGACCCTTCGGATGCCAGAGCACTTCTTGCTTATTATAACCGTGAACAATACCCAAGCACGGATAGCCCTTTATACGGCGCTTATTACTCTGATAGATTTGCTCCACCTGGAGCCGATAGAGATGATCATCCAAAGTATGAACGTAACAAGAAATTGAGTAACTACGAAATCGTAAATCTTTATAAAGACGCTTTACAAGGTCAAAATAAAAAGCATATTGGAATTTTACCTCGTATGTGGAGTCAAATGAATGCTGAAAATTATATGAAATATTTTGGGGCTTTAGAATTCGAAGTTAAATCTGGATTTAAATCAAACAAAGAACTTATAAATACCATAAATGAATTCAGAAAGAGGTACGGAAATGGTGAGGTTGATGAAGCACAATACATAAAGTTCTTAAATGAGTTCAGCGACTTTATTGAAGTCAAGCCGCCCACAGTTTGGAATAACTTGGAATACATGTTTAAATTCCAATTTGGGCACATGTATTGGCGTTATTTTATGTGGAATTTTGTTGGAAGACAAGATGATATTCAAGGGCGTTATAGCGGTCATGGAAATTGGATAAGCGGCATTAGCTTTATAGATCGTTTACATCATGGTAGTCAGAATAATTTACCAGATGAAGTAAAGCATAATAAGGGTAGAAACACCTATTACTTTTTACCGCTTCTATTAGGTATTATTGGTCTAATATTTCAGATTTCGCGAAACATCAAACAATTTTGGGTGCTTTTTATATTCTTCATATTTACAGGTATCGCCATCCAGTTTTATACCAACCCAGCAATATTTCAACCTCGTGAGCGAGACTATTCTTTGGTAGGCTCTTTTTATATTTTTGCAGTTTGGATAGGTCTGGGAGTTTATGGATTGTTTGATGCATTTAAAAAATTGATTCGACCAAAACTATTAGTACCAGCTGCTTTGGTCATCTGCTTTTTGGCTGTTCCTTGTGTAATGGCATATCAAAATTGGGATGACCATGACAGGTCTAATCGATATACCGCTCGCTCTTCTGCTAAATCCTATCTAGATTCTATACAAGAAAACTCAGGAGCTATTATATTTACCATTGGAGACAACGATAATTTCCCGCTTTGGTATATCCAAGAAATTGAGGGTTACCGCACCGATGTTAGAACTCTTGTTACCAGCTATTTCGCAACAGATTGGTATATTGATCAGGCAAAACGAAAATCATATGAAAGCGATCCTATACCATCTCAGCTCACGCATGATAAGTACAAATACGGCACAAGAGATGCCATTTATTATCAGGGTCTTTCAGGAATAGCTGAAAAACGATGGGATATTAAGGATTTTATGAATTGGGTAGGAAGTGATAACCCTCAAACAAAATTCAAATATTTCTTAAAAAAACAAGGAGCAGACTTAAGTCAATATTCCGAAAGTACCCTGAATCTGGTTTACTACCCTACCAACAAAATTCGCATAAATGTTAATAAACATAACGTACTTAGTAATGGTTTAGTAAAAGAAAAAGACGCTGCGCTCATCGTTGATTATATTAACATCGATCTACCAAAAACGGCATTAACCAAAAATAGAATTATGATGCTAGACGTCATTGCTAATAATGATTGGGAACGTCCCATCTACTTTTCCGGAGGTAGTTACGAAGACGAAGAATATATATGGATGAAAGACTACTTGCAACTAGATGGCATTGCTTATAAATTAGTGCCGATAAAAACTGAGTATGAAGGCGGATTATACATGGGAAGAGTGGATGAAGATCTAGGATATAGTATAGTTAAGAATTTAGATTGGGGAAATTCGGGAAGTCCTCACATATATCATGACCCACAGACACGGAAACAGGGAGGCGTTACATTACGCATGGCTTTGGCCAAATTGATAGAAAAATTGATAAAGGAAGATAAAATAGATAAGGCAAAGGAGGTAATTGATATAGCTATGACAAACATTCCTGTAGACTATTTTGGTTATTATACATTTTTGGAGCCCTATGTTGATAGTTACTACCAAGTGGGAGAAACCACTAAGGCAAGAGGCTTATTTCAAAAATTGAAAAAAGTATATCAAGAAAGACTTAACTATTATGCCGATATGCTGGTAGATGAACAATATAATGAGATAGGAACGATTATGTTGAGTATGGAAGCCTATCGGAGGAACTTAGAAACTCTCGTTAAATACGATAATGAGGATTTTGCCGAAAAGGAAACTTTATTATTTAATGACGAAATAATAAAGTTTCGACATTTCTATCGAGATAAGACATTGGAAGAAAACAAATGA
- a CDS encoding gluzincin family metallopeptidase, protein MEQKNKLKKITKKDLYSIKDLMKSESQRDLGLQIPFDVYLQDPYVANEDPLFGFVDNFYIPWEPNISDGPTSARFAVVDYSSETGILTDKALWDEAQLKFRNSDGVVLDRNTKDLFQFHQVNVWAILQRALRYFEHGDGLGRPIPFAFEGNKLIVVPHAGYGKNAFYDRQSKSLQFYYFVENNKTVYTCLSTDIINHEFGHAILDGIRPHFINSVLPQTGAFHEFVGDITALLIIFSNNNFRNRLGYLTDGNLDDPLGSAFQSIADEFGKATHHRPYLRSANNKKTMHDVKDSLSPHSISEVLTGAVFDILKKLIDQYKERGHTTAKAMAYASRMIRRICIQPLDLLPPVDGTFKDYALACLKAFQISNPIDPNHYYDIIKSVFKDRKILTAKDIREHERNPYTHEELTLEIHHDIGRIARSRAAAYDFLNDNRKALFIPRHQNLIVSDLYDSNKFSRSGLKLPRQIILEYIWKEEHILNHWRYEEFNNEKIEILCGGTLVFDQNGTVISWFRKPGTTLEHEIEKPKKNQIEEFEDGKLRKKELLSALSKRIQRGAIGMSLGGEIGLLESHISSLQVTRANGTLKFGIAPHINLDCKDGTKNYNTWEISS, encoded by the coding sequence ATGGAACAGAAAAACAAACTAAAAAAAATAACAAAGAAGGATCTCTATTCCATAAAGGATTTAATGAAAAGTGAATCGCAAAGGGATTTAGGACTGCAAATTCCATTTGATGTGTATTTGCAAGATCCTTATGTGGCTAATGAAGATCCTTTATTTGGTTTTGTAGATAATTTTTATATTCCTTGGGAACCTAACATAAGTGACGGACCAACAAGTGCTAGATTTGCTGTGGTTGACTATAGTAGTGAAACTGGAATTTTAACAGATAAAGCCTTATGGGATGAGGCTCAATTAAAATTTAGGAATAGTGATGGTGTTGTTTTAGATCGCAATACCAAAGATCTTTTTCAGTTTCATCAAGTGAATGTCTGGGCTATATTGCAAAGAGCTTTACGCTATTTTGAGCATGGCGATGGTCTTGGCAGACCTATTCCGTTTGCCTTTGAAGGAAATAAACTCATTGTTGTGCCACATGCTGGTTACGGGAAAAATGCCTTCTATGATAGACAAAGTAAGTCACTACAATTTTACTATTTTGTAGAAAATAATAAGACCGTTTACACCTGTCTCTCTACTGATATTATTAATCATGAATTTGGTCATGCGATTTTAGATGGTATTCGTCCACACTTTATAAATAGTGTGCTTCCTCAGACTGGCGCATTTCATGAGTTTGTAGGTGATATTACAGCGCTACTCATTATTTTTTCTAATAACAATTTTAGAAATAGACTAGGTTATTTAACTGATGGTAATTTGGATGATCCTTTGGGTAGTGCATTTCAGTCTATAGCAGATGAATTTGGTAAAGCCACACACCACCGACCTTACCTAAGATCTGCAAATAATAAAAAAACCATGCACGATGTTAAGGATAGCCTAAGTCCACACTCCATCTCTGAAGTGTTAACAGGAGCCGTCTTTGATATTTTAAAAAAATTAATTGATCAATATAAAGAAAGAGGTCATACAACCGCAAAAGCAATGGCTTATGCCTCTCGTATGATTCGTAGAATTTGCATACAACCTTTAGACCTTCTACCTCCTGTTGATGGTACGTTTAAGGATTATGCTTTGGCTTGCTTAAAAGCATTTCAGATTTCAAACCCAATTGATCCAAACCATTATTACGACATTATAAAATCCGTTTTTAAAGATCGAAAAATACTAACTGCTAAAGATATTAGGGAACATGAACGCAATCCTTATACGCATGAAGAATTGACATTAGAAATTCATCATGATATTGGTCGTATTGCGAGATCTCGTGCTGCTGCCTACGATTTTTTAAATGACAACCGTAAGGCTTTGTTTATACCGAGACATCAAAACCTTATCGTATCTGATCTATATGATAGTAATAAATTTTCGAGGAGTGGACTTAAACTGCCACGACAAATCATTTTAGAATATATCTGGAAAGAAGAACATATATTAAATCACTGGCGTTATGAAGAATTTAATAATGAAAAAATTGAAATTCTATGCGGTGGCACTTTAGTTTTTGATCAAAACGGTACTGTAATATCTTGGTTCAGAAAACCTGGCACTACTTTAGAACATGAAATAGAAAAGCCTAAAAAAAATCAAATCGAAGAGTTTGAAGATGGGAAGCTTAGAAAAAAAGAATTGCTTTCAGCGCTTTCTAAACGGATTCAAAGGGGTGCTATTGGCATGTCACTTGGAGGAGAAATTGGTTTGTTAGAATCTCATATCTCGTCATTACAGGTGACAAGAGCTAATGGCACACTAAAATTTGGAATCGCTCCGCATATAAATCTAGATTGTAAGGATGGAACTAAAAATTATAACACATGGGAAATAAGCTCTTAA
- a CDS encoding helix-turn-helix domain-containing protein: MKELSEFVKQRRKEVDLTQEEFAERSGIALTVIRKIEQNKTNLNLDKVNQVLKMFGHKLAPVSLKVLMKVELK; encoded by the coding sequence ATGAAAGAATTATCGGAGTTTGTTAAGCAGCGCAGAAAAGAAGTTGATTTAACACAAGAAGAATTCGCAGAGAGATCAGGTATAGCTTTAACTGTAATCAGAAAGATAGAGCAAAACAAAACTAATTTAAACTTAGATAAAGTAAATCAGGTTTTAAAAATGTTTGGACATAAGCTCGCTCCAGTAAGTTTAAAAGTTTTGATGAAAGTAGAATTAAAATAA